In the genome of Denticeps clupeoides chromosome 13, fDenClu1.1, whole genome shotgun sequence, one region contains:
- the clptm1 gene encoding putative lipid scramblase CLPTM1 yields the protein MAAQETEATQPTAVSNGEISSNGTGAASPTPAVVAPVAGAAQEPPPQQQQQAPNAWQVIKGVLFRIFIIWAISSWFRRGPSTPDPSTPAGAPRVPSRNLFPKDTLMDLYIYISQSDSFSDFNNTETLFWFQRDLVYGDWMTGDNGDGCYEHYQELDIPQEVLQNGSLYMHVYFTKSGHHPDPKRKGQYRRLATVHTSRMLNKFKRRKFLKTKNLLTGETEADPEMIKRAESHGPVEIISHWHPNLTINMVDDHTAWVKGSVPPPLDQHVKFDAVSGDYYPIVYFNDYWNLQKDYYPVNETLQKLPLRLTYCPLSLWRWQLYAAQSARSPWNFLGEDTYEQSDEDQDSVKVALLETNPYLLGLTIVVSIVHSIFEFLAFKNDIQFWNSRQSLEGLSVRSIFFGVFQSLVVLLYILDNETNFVVQVSVFIGLLIDFWKITKVMDVRLDRENRIAGLIPRLIFKDKSTYVESSTKIYDDMAFRYLSWLLYPLFGCYAVYSLIYVEHKGWYSWVLSMLYGFLLTFGFITMTPQLFINYKMKSVAHLPWRMLTYKALNTFIDDLFAFVIKMPMMYRIGCLRDDVVFFIYLYQRWIYRVDPNRMNEFGTSGVDHTKDKDSPAPPASEQGAVPALTDKAEEEKKND from the exons GATCTTCATCATCTGGGCCATCAGCAGCTGGTTCCGCCGCGGCCCGTCCACACCAGACCCCAGCACCCCTGCAGGAGCCCCCCGGGTCCCCAGCAGGAACCTCTTCCCGAAAGACACCCTGATG GACCTGTACATCTACATCTCCCAGAGCGACAGCTTCTCCGACTTCAACAACACAGAAACCCTGTTCTGGTTCCAGAGGGACCTGGTTTACGGCGATTGGATGACTGGGGACAACGGAGACGGCTGCTACGAGCACTACCAGGAGCTGGACATTCCGCAG GAGGTTCTGCAGAACGGTTCCCTCTACATGCACGTCTACTTCACCAAGAGCGGCCACCACCCGGACCCCAAACGCAAGGGCCAGTACCGCCGCCTGGCCACCGTCCACACGTCACGAA TGCTGAATAAGTTCAAACGCAGAAAGTTCCTGAAGACGAAGAACCTGCTGACCGGCGAGACCGAGGCGGATCCTGAGATGATAAAG CGGGCTGAGAGCCACGGGCCGGTCGAGATCATCTCCCACTGGCACCCCAACCTCACCATCAACATGGTGGACGACCACACGGCCTGGGTGAAGGGCTCCGTGCCGCCGCCCCTCGACCAGC ACGTGAAGTTTGACGCCGTGAGCGGGGACTACTACCCCATCGTCTACTTCAACGACTACTGGAACCTCCAAAAGGACTACTACCCCGTCAACGAGACCCTGCAGAAGCTGCCGCTCCGCCTCACCTACTGCCCGCTGTCGCTGTGGCGCTGGCAGCTGTACGCCGCCCAGAGCGCCCGCTCCCCCTGGAACTTCCTGGGCGAGGACACGTACGAGCAGTCTGACGAGGACCAGGACTCCGTCAAG GTGGCCCTGCTGGAGACCAACCCGTACCTGCTGGGCCTGACCATCGTGGTGTCCATTGTTCACAGCATCTTTGAGTTCCTGGCCTTCAAGAacg ACATCCAGTTCTGGAACAGCCGCCAGTCCCTCGAGGGTCTCTCCGTTCGCTCCATCTTCTTCGGGGTCTTCCAGTCCCTGGTGGTGTTACTCTACATCCTGGACAACGAGACCAACTTCGTGGTGCAGGTCAGCGTGTTCATCGGGCTGCTCATCGACTTCTGGAAGATCACCAAAGTCATGGACGTGCGA CTGGACCGGGAGAACAGGATCGCAGGGCTGATCCCACGGTTGATATTCAAAGACAAGTCGACGTACGTCGAGTCGTCCACCAAGATCTACGACGAC ATGGCGTTCAGGTACCTGTCCTGGCTGCTGTACCCGCTGTTCGGCTGCTACGCCGTCTACAGCCTGATCTACGTCGAGCACAAAGGCTGGTACTCGTGGGTGCTCAGCATGCTCTATGGGTTCCTGCTGACCTTCG GCTTCATCACCATGACACCTCAGCTCTTCATCAACTACAAAATGAAATCTGTGGCTCACCTCCCATGGAGGATGCTGACCTATAAGGCCCTCAACACCTTCATCGACGACCTGTTCGCGTTTGTCATAAAAATGCCTATGATGTACAGGATAGGCTGTCTGAGAGACG ACGTCGTGTTTTTCATTTACTTGTACCAGCGCTGGATCTACAGAGTGGATCCCAACCGCATGAACGAGTTTGGCACCAGTGGCGTGGACCACACCAAGGACAAGGACAGTCCAGCGCCCCCGGCGTCGGAGCAGGGGGCCGTGCCCGCCCTGACTGACAAagcggaggaggagaaaaagaacgATTAA
- the relb gene encoding transcription factor RelB isoform X1, with protein sequence MRSVLCVNSIFYKRKRREPARIVCLNRRDRTQDVLSAVSPPGFSRGVTSGDFRHRKRCSTRPTSRFSAQTLPRRGSSGSVERAEPNPRRSRRTMRNMSLPNGAAASPDIDLEIIQEYLEEKSAAPGLQTLPGPPPPPRELDSPPATRSHNPVLVPRGTPPQPQERPAFKPPAAGVAMRGSRAGASRRGRGGPAAPPTRPAAPGTEMLERLLERPQLVVVEQPKERGMRFRYECEGRSAGSILGAGSTEANKTIPSIELQGPMDKIAKVTVTVSLVTKDIPHRPHPHCLVGKDCSEGICIVTINPHTSRQHSFSNLGIQCVRRKELDASLAKRRSQNIDPFNTGQLRSIEDMDMNVVRLCFQCELERLDGETVLLGPVVSNPIYDKKATTTSELKINRLNVVRGTCTGKTEIYMLCDKVQKDDIEIIFSHGGWEAKAEFAQTDVHRQIAIVFKSPPFQEQDLEDEVEVNVFLRRLSDHMDSEPVKFTYLPNNQDPYEVNRKRKIKSDGRFRDECSAAGPGMMADAPAFQPFLQLPLPGDNSAAAMATAAPEDLLQPGENFPDIPYDDHSILMNLVHFLEGMVTPSVPSSAFPVDDPNMNLLSDDLQMTPAFYNDLQFSQMVINSQQQFDAGAAQPEDVGTSPVKVENDAPRRDAAP encoded by the exons ATGCGCAGCGTCTTGTGTGTAAATTCTATTTTTtataagagaaaaagaagagaacccGCGCGTATCGTGTGTTTAAACAGACGTGATCGTACACAAGATGTTTTATCCGCCGTTTCGCCACCGGGGTTTTCCCGCGGCGTGACGTCAGGGGATTTCCGACACCGGAAGCGCTGCTCGACGCGCCCGACGTCCCGCTTCTCGGCACAGACGCTGCCGCGGAGAGGATCCTCCGGTTCCGTGGAGCGGGCCGAGCCGAACCCGCGTCGGAGCCGCAGGACCATGAGAAACATGAGTCTCCCGAACGGAGCGGCCGCGTCCCCGG ATATCGACCTCG AAATAATCCAGGAGTACCTGGAGGAGAAGTCCGCTGCCCCCGGCCTGCAGACGCTGCCGGGCCCTCCACCGCCCCCCCGGGAGCTGGACAGCCCCCCCGCTACCAGGAGCCACAACCCGGTGTTGGTGCCCAGGGGCACGCCCCCCCAG CCTCAGGAACGTCCCGCCTTCAAGCCTCCGGCGGCCGGCGTGGCGATGCGGGGCAGCAGGGCCGGGGCCTCTCGGCGCGGCCGCGGCGGCCCGGCGGCCCCGCCCACGCGCCCGGCCGCGCCGGGAACCGAGATGCTGGAGCGGCTGCTGGAGAGGCCGcagctggtggtggtggagcaGCCGAAGGAGCGCGGCATGCGCTTTCGCTACGAGTGCGAGGGCCGCTCCGCCGGCAGCATCCTGGGCGCCGGCAGCACCGAGGCCAACAAGACCATCCCGTCTATCGAG CTCCAGGGGCCGATGGACAAGATAGCGAAGGTGACGGTGACCGTCTCCCTGGTTACCAAAGACATCCCGCACCGCCCACACCCGCACTGCCTCGTGGGTAAAGACTGTTCGGAGGGAATTTGCATCGTTACGATCAACCCCCACACGTCCCGCCAGCACAG TTTCTCCAACTTGGGAATCCAGTGTGTGCGAAGGAAGGAGCTGGACGCGTCCTTGGCGAAGAGGAGGAGCCAGAACATCGACCCGTTTAACA CTGGTCAGCTGCGCAGCATCGAGGACATGGACATGAACGTGGTCCGGCTGTGCTTCCAGTGCGAACTGGAGCGGCTGGACGGAGAGACGGTCCTGCTGGGTCCAGTCGTGTCCAATCCAATCTACGACAAGA AGGCCACCACCACCTCGGAGCTGAAAATCAATCGTCTGAACGTGGTCCGCGGGACGTGTACGGGGAAGACCGAGATCTACATGCTCTGCGACAAAGTGCAGAAAG ACGACATCGAGATCATCTTCAGCCACGGGGGCTGGGAGGCGAAGGCGGAGTTCGCCCAGACGGACGTGCACAGGCAGATCGCCATCGTCTTCAAGTCGCCGCCGTTCCAGGAGCAGGACCTCGAGGACGAGGTGGAGGTCAACGTCTTCCTCCGGCGCCTGTCCGACCACATGGACAGCGAGCCGGTCAAGTTCACCTACCTGCCAAACAACCAAG ATCCGTACGAGGTGAACCGCAAGAGGAAGATCAAGTCGGACGGCCGCTTCCGGGACGAGTGCAGCGCGGCAG GTCCGGGTATGATGGCCGATGCCCCGGCGTTCCAGCCTTTCCTGCAGCTCCCCCTCCCCGGAGATAACAGCGCGGCTGCCATGGCGACCGCCGCCCCGGAGGACCTCCTGCAGCCGGGGGAGAACTTCCCCGACATCCCGTACGACGACCACAGCATATTAATGAACCTCGTCCACTTCCTGGAGGGGATGGTGACACCGAGCGTCCCCAGCTCCGCCTTCCCCGTGGATGACCCCAACATGAACTTGCTCTCTGATGACCTGCAGATGACCCCGGCCTTCTACAACGACCTGCAGTTCAGCCAGATGGTCATCAACAGCCAGCAGCAGTTCGACGCAGGCGCGGCGCAGCCGGAGGACGTCGGCACCTCGCCGGTGAAGGTGGAGAACGATGCGCCGCGGCGGGATGCCGCTCCCTAA
- the mrpl28 gene encoding large ribosomal subunit protein bL28m, producing MPLHKVPPRLWEALKLKEGIYARLPQHFLRSVAETQTETPVHWKPLGVKHRANPTTGQKERVQDVPVPIYYPPESQDGLWGGEGWICGFRYANNDKLSTRLKKTWKPQLFKRELYSEILDQRFHITVTARTLDLIDAAFGFDFYILRTPKCDLNSKLGMDLKRAMLLRLARKDPDLHAEDPVRREKIYSKYKQFEIPAEEAEWVGLSLEEAVEKQRRLEQKDPEPHFKRCVETLLQDLAIQKLSEPQLVEK from the exons ATGCCGCTGCACAAAGTCCCTCCTCGCCTGTGGGAGGCGCTGAAGTTGAAGGAGGGCATCTATGCCCGGCTGCCGCAGCACTTCCTCCGTTCTGTGGCAGAGACGCAGACGGAGACGCCCGTTCACTGGAAGCCGCTTGGGGTGAAACACCGGGCCAACCCCACCACGGGACAGAAGGAGCGGGTGCAGGACGTCCCTGTCCCCATTTACTACCCGCCTGAGTCACAGGACGGCCTGTGGGGAGGGGAGGGCTGGATCTGCGGCTTCAGATACGCCAACAATGACAAG CTCTCCACCCGTCTGAAGAAGACGTGGAAGCCGCAGCTCTTTAAACGGGAGCTCTACAGCGAGATCCTGGACCAGAGGTTCCACATCACGGTCACCGCCCGCACGCTGGACCTGATCGACGCCGCTTTCGGCTTCGACTTCTACATCCTCAGG ACCCCCAAATGTGACCTGAACTCCAAGCTGGGGATGGACCTGAAGCGCGCCATGCTGCTGAGGTTGGCGCGGAAAGACCCGGATCTGCACGCAGAGGACCCCGTGCGCAGGGAGAAGATCTACAGCAAGTACAAG CAGTTCGAGATCCCGGCTGAAGAGGCCGAGTGGGTGGGGCTGAGTCTGGAGGAGGCCGTGGAGAAACAGAGGCGTCTAGAGCAAAAG gatccCGAGCCTCACTTCAAGCGGTGTGTGGAGACTCTACTGCAGGACCTGGCCATCCAGAAACTGTCCGAGCCGCAGCTGGTGGAGAAGTGA
- the relb gene encoding transcription factor RelB isoform X2, translated as MRGSRAGASRRGRGGPAAPPTRPAAPGTEMLERLLERPQLVVVEQPKERGMRFRYECEGRSAGSILGAGSTEANKTIPSIELQGPMDKIAKVTVTVSLVTKDIPHRPHPHCLVGKDCSEGICIVTINPHTSRQHSFSNLGIQCVRRKELDASLAKRRSQNIDPFNTGQLRSIEDMDMNVVRLCFQCELERLDGETVLLGPVVSNPIYDKKATTTSELKINRLNVVRGTCTGKTEIYMLCDKVQKDDIEIIFSHGGWEAKAEFAQTDVHRQIAIVFKSPPFQEQDLEDEVEVNVFLRRLSDHMDSEPVKFTYLPNNQDPYEVNRKRKIKSDGRFRDECSAAGPGMMADAPAFQPFLQLPLPGDNSAAAMATAAPEDLLQPGENFPDIPYDDHSILMNLVHFLEGMVTPSVPSSAFPVDDPNMNLLSDDLQMTPAFYNDLQFSQMVINSQQQFDAGAAQPEDVGTSPVKVENDAPRRDAAP; from the exons ATGCGGGGCAGCAGGGCCGGGGCCTCTCGGCGCGGCCGCGGCGGCCCGGCGGCCCCGCCCACGCGCCCGGCCGCGCCGGGAACCGAGATGCTGGAGCGGCTGCTGGAGAGGCCGcagctggtggtggtggagcaGCCGAAGGAGCGCGGCATGCGCTTTCGCTACGAGTGCGAGGGCCGCTCCGCCGGCAGCATCCTGGGCGCCGGCAGCACCGAGGCCAACAAGACCATCCCGTCTATCGAG CTCCAGGGGCCGATGGACAAGATAGCGAAGGTGACGGTGACCGTCTCCCTGGTTACCAAAGACATCCCGCACCGCCCACACCCGCACTGCCTCGTGGGTAAAGACTGTTCGGAGGGAATTTGCATCGTTACGATCAACCCCCACACGTCCCGCCAGCACAG TTTCTCCAACTTGGGAATCCAGTGTGTGCGAAGGAAGGAGCTGGACGCGTCCTTGGCGAAGAGGAGGAGCCAGAACATCGACCCGTTTAACA CTGGTCAGCTGCGCAGCATCGAGGACATGGACATGAACGTGGTCCGGCTGTGCTTCCAGTGCGAACTGGAGCGGCTGGACGGAGAGACGGTCCTGCTGGGTCCAGTCGTGTCCAATCCAATCTACGACAAGA AGGCCACCACCACCTCGGAGCTGAAAATCAATCGTCTGAACGTGGTCCGCGGGACGTGTACGGGGAAGACCGAGATCTACATGCTCTGCGACAAAGTGCAGAAAG ACGACATCGAGATCATCTTCAGCCACGGGGGCTGGGAGGCGAAGGCGGAGTTCGCCCAGACGGACGTGCACAGGCAGATCGCCATCGTCTTCAAGTCGCCGCCGTTCCAGGAGCAGGACCTCGAGGACGAGGTGGAGGTCAACGTCTTCCTCCGGCGCCTGTCCGACCACATGGACAGCGAGCCGGTCAAGTTCACCTACCTGCCAAACAACCAAG ATCCGTACGAGGTGAACCGCAAGAGGAAGATCAAGTCGGACGGCCGCTTCCGGGACGAGTGCAGCGCGGCAG GTCCGGGTATGATGGCCGATGCCCCGGCGTTCCAGCCTTTCCTGCAGCTCCCCCTCCCCGGAGATAACAGCGCGGCTGCCATGGCGACCGCCGCCCCGGAGGACCTCCTGCAGCCGGGGGAGAACTTCCCCGACATCCCGTACGACGACCACAGCATATTAATGAACCTCGTCCACTTCCTGGAGGGGATGGTGACACCGAGCGTCCCCAGCTCCGCCTTCCCCGTGGATGACCCCAACATGAACTTGCTCTCTGATGACCTGCAGATGACCCCGGCCTTCTACAACGACCTGCAGTTCAGCCAGATGGTCATCAACAGCCAGCAGCAGTTCGACGCAGGCGCGGCGCAGCCGGAGGACGTCGGCACCTCGCCGGTGAAGGTGGAGAACGATGCGCCGCGGCGGGATGCCGCTCCCTAA